The Styela clava chromosome 10, kaStyClav1.hap1.2, whole genome shotgun sequence genome window below encodes:
- the LOC120338057 gene encoding aflatoxin B1 aldehyde reductase member 2-like: MSVLKTVLGSMEIAGRVMLPETKLMLHLFQKYNGVEIDSAFMYEDGKSEEFLGRLKDKTSKINFEYATKANPLEGKTLGAKSVRVQLETSLKNLQTDSVSIFYLHMPDHHTPLKETLKAVDELHKEGKFNELGLSNYSSWLVSEVVNLCKQNNWIQPTVYQGMYSALTRMVEKELLPCVRYHNMRFYGFSPLGGGLLTGKHRIEDLHDNEPGRFFSGKRVDIYRNRYWKREYFDAVGTLSEAIYSSYGNSVSIAEAAIRWLYHHSALKGEYGDAVVIGASSVDNLSQNLLYTTKGPLDENVVSVIDNIWKRTSHLCPDYAR, translated from the coding sequence ATGTCTGTTTTAAAGACAGTTCTTGGTTCCATGGAGATTGCTGGCAGGGTTATGCTACCAGAAACTAAATTGATGCTCCATTTATTCCAAAAATACAATGGTGTTGAAATAGACTCTGCTTTCATGTATGAAGATGGAAAATCTGAAGAATTTCTTGGAAGGTTGAAGgacaaaacatcaaaaattaattttgaatatgccACAAAAGCTAATCCTCTCGAGGGAAAAACACTTGGTGCAAAAAGTGTGAGAGTTCAGTTGGAGACGTCGCTCAAAAATCTCCAAACAGATTCTGTGAGTATATTTTACTTGCATATGCCAGATCATCATACACCATTGAAAGAGACATTAAAAGCAGTAGATGAATTACATAAGGAAGGAAAGTTTAATGAATTAGGATTATCCAATTATTCCTCATGGCTTGTGTCCGAAGTTGTCAATTTGTGCAAGCAGAACAACTGGATTCAGCCCACAGTTTATCAGGGAATGTACAGCGCTTTGACTAGAATGGTAGAAAAAGAATTACTGCCCTGTGTCAGGTATCATAACATGAGGTTTTATGGATTTAGTCCACTTGGTGGTGGGCTTCTGACAGGAAAACATAGAATAGAAGATCTTCATGACAATGAACCTGGACGATTTTTTAGTGGAAAACGAGTTGATATTTATCGTAACAGATACTGGAAAAGGGAATATTTTGATGCTGTTGGGACTCTTTCTGAGGCAATTTATTCATCTTATGGTAATTCTGTTTCCATTGCTGAAGCTGCTATAAGATGGTTATATCATCACTCTGCACTTAAAGGGGAATATGGTGACGCAGTTGTGATTGGTGCCTCCTCTGTCGACAACCTTAGtcaaaatttgttatatacTACGAAAGGACCTCTAGATGAAAATGTGGTTTCAGTCATAGATAATATATGGAAAAGGACATCTCATTTGTGTCCCGATTATGCAAGATAA
- the LOC120338255 gene encoding aflatoxin B1 aldehyde reductase member 2-like, with protein MSQVRTIFGSMEIGRRADMEEGKKMLKIFEKEEFIEIDTAYMYAGGKTEVFLGNLKDGISKDFEYATKANPWDGKGLGAKSVRSQLETSLKNMKRDKADIFYLHAPDHNTPLLETLETVNTLYKEGKFKEFGLSNYSSWLVAEVVNVCKQNGWIKPTVYQGMYSALTRMVEKELFPCLRYHNIRFYGYSPLGGGFLTGKHKIDDLSKNEPGRFFGSGKWVTAYRNRYWKQEYFDAVEAIRESLKTAYGESVTVPEAAIRWLYHHSALKGGDGVIIGSSTAKHLEENLSYAKKGPLDDNVVAVINNIWKTTSHLCPEYSR; from the coding sequence ATGTCTCAGGTTCGAACAATTTTTGGCTCCATGGAAATTGGCAGGCGGGCTGATATGGAAGAGGGCAAAAagatgttgaaaatatttgaaaaagaagaatttattgaaattgacACAGCTTATATGTACGCAGGTGGTAAAACAGAAGTTTTCCTGGGAAATTTGAAAGATGGAATCAGTAAGGACTTTGAATATGCTACAAAGGCAAATCCATGGGATGGAAAAGGTCTGGGAGCAAAAAGTGTGAGATCTCAGTTGGAAACATcactgaaaaatatgaaaagagATAAAGCTGATATATTCTACCTCCATGCACCCGATCATAATACACCCTTGCTGGAAACTTTGGAAACTGTGAATACTTTATACAAGGAAGGAAAATTTAAAGAGTTTGGCCTGTCTAATTATTCGTCTTGGCTTGTGGCAGAAGTTGTTAATGTGTGCAAGCAAAACGGATGGATAAAGCCAACAGTGTACCAAGGTATGTACAGTGCACTCACAAGGATGGTGGAAAAAGAGCTGTTTCCTTGTCTCAGGTATCATAATATAAGATTTTATGGCTATAGTCCTCTTGGTGGAGGATTTTTAACTGGAAAGCATAAAATTGATGATCTTTCAAAGAACGAACCGGGGAGATTTTTTGGAAGTGGAAAATGGGTGACCGCATATCGAAATAGATATTGGAAACAAGAATATTTTGATGCTGTTGAAGCAATCCGTGAATCTCTCAAAACAGCATATGGTGAATCAGTTACAGTACCAGAAGCAGCCATAAGGTGGTTGTATCACCATTCCGCACTCAAAGGTGGGGATGGTGTTATTATTGGTTCCTCAACTGCAAAACATCTTGAAGAAAATTTATCTTATGCCAAGAAAGGTCCATTGGATGATAATGTTGTTGCTGTCATCAATAATATATGGAAAACCACATCTCACTTGTGTCCAGAATATTCAAGATAA
- the LOC120337875 gene encoding uncharacterized protein LOC120337875 → MISREEDLVARLTNQNHKRTGAGCKKCGYPGHLTFECRNFVKVDAAKDVVLDVSSTSSDSSSSDELKPTFSREEQSSSHKHKKHKKRKKKLKSQKNKSSHTSSSEDDSDSDKRTKSSHKKRKKKNSRKEETGKQKKKKRKKESRKRTHHEKDKGVDLDHKRQRRSSSD, encoded by the exons ATGATATCCAGAGAGGAAG ATTTGGTGGCTAGATTGACGAATCAAAATCACAAAAGAACAGGAGCTGGATGCAAAAAATGTGGTTATC CTGGACATTTGACATTCGAATGTCGTAACTTTGTCAAAGTGGATGCTGCCAAAGATGTTGTTCTTGATGTGAGCAGTACAAGCTCAGATTCATCATCAAGTGATGAGTTGAAACCGACATTTTCCAGGGAAGAACAAAGTAGCTCCCACAAACATAAAAAGCATAAGAAGAgaaagaagaaattgaaaagcCAAAAAAATAAATC ATCGCACACATCATCAAGTGAGGATGATAGTGATTCTGATAAACGAACAAAATCATCACACAAAAAGCGAAAAAAGAAGAATAGCAGAAAAGAAGAGACTGGAAAGCAgaaaaaaaagaagagaaaGAAAGAAAGTCGCAAAAGAACACACCATGAAAAAGACAAGGGTGTTGACCTCGATCATAAAAGGCAGAGAAGAAGTTCGTCTGACTAA
- the LOC120337876 gene encoding SOSS complex subunit B1-like: MYHQGHSDDPKTGGFTYIKDVRPGMKSLKMKIMVLQVNNPYKTKDGNEVRSCKVADKTGSINISIWGEDGNYVQPGDILQLTRGYGTLFKGCLTLYMGKGGTLIKTGEFCMLFNEVPDLSEPNPEWIQQAKDKVNQGPTDPRLGGKPAKHGKT, translated from the exons ATGTATCACCAGGGACATTCAGATGATCCAAAGACCGGTGGTTTTACATATATAAAAGATGTGAGACCAGgaatgaaaagtttgaaaatgaaGATCATGGTTTTACAG GTCAACAAcccatacaaaacaaaagatGGAAATGAAGTGAGGTCCTGTAAAGTTGCAGATAAAACTGGCAGTATTAATATTTCTATTTGGGGAGAAGATGGGAACTATGTTCAACCAGGGGATATATTACAACTAACCAGGGGCTATGGAACTTTATTCAAGGGTTGCCTTACATTGTATATGGGTAAAGGTGGTACACTCATAAAAACCGGTgaattttgtatgttatttaATGAAGTACCAGATCTGAGTGAACCAAATCCTGAATGGATTCAGCAAGCAAAAGACAAAGTTAATCAAGGACCCACAGATCCAAGACTTGGAGGGAAACCTGCAAAGCATGGAAAGACTTGA